The genomic stretch CTTTCACCGAATGCGATGCCTGTGGGAATGAGCAATTGGATCTCCTCCCAAAGCCGCTCTAGTTTGATTAGGTTGGCTTCGGCCGCTTCAAAGACTTCCAAGGCGGCCATGAGCGGGCTAGTCATTTTACGATCTCAGATGGATGTGCTGATGCGAATCGCACGCTTGCGTAGTATACGCGTGGCCGCGGCGCTCGCTGCTGGATTCTGGGCGTACGGGATTGGCGAACTGTGATCTGCTCATTCCCCTGACTTTAGCCAAAACAGAAATGGACTGCAGCGTTCCGATTTTAAACGACGAGTGGCATGATGTCTGATCTTTTCGTATCGAAGGCGCAAGACGGCGGCGTGTGGTCTTACGCGCTGCCGACGTGGTTCGGCCTCTTTCTATCAGATGCAGAAGCGCTTTACGGCCCAAGGGATAAGGCTTGGACCCCATTGGGAATCGAGCTTTGGGACAACCACAATCAAACTTGCCCGCTTGAAGGGAATACCGTCTGCATCAGACTCAACATCAAAACTTTGACGCATCACGACTTTAACTTATTCAACTTGGCGCACGAAACAATCCACGTTTTGGGGCCATCAAAGGGGGTTGATATAACGTTTCTCGAAGAAGGCGTAGCTGTGGCGTTTAGCCTGCAGCTTAAGCACTACAATGATAAGTCTTTCCCCGGCATGCAACGTAGAAATCACCTATGCGACCCTGCGGATAAGTATGTCCGGGCCTTGATAGATGTTGAGCTCCTCACGCAGCATGACCGCGAGGCGGTCCTTAAATTGCGGAAAATAGAGCCATATCTATCGCGGATTACGCCGGATCAGATCGTACAAGTTGTGCCCGCTTGTCCATCAAATTTGGCGCGACGACTCTGCGCCAGCTTCAGGTAAATCGAGCGATGCAGAAATGGAATTGGGTCGGCAACGTCGGGAAGAAGGGCGCCCGCAAGGAATTCAAGCGCCGCATCGAAGAGGAGCTGGATCGTTTCGAGCGGTTTCAGCTGGCGGAGTGAAACTCCCGATCGGAACCGGCAAGCCCCGCAGCAACGGAATGCCCGCGCTCCCGCAACGCGGGCATCGAACGTTGCCAGAAGCGGCGGCACTGGCTAATCGTCACGGACAAGAAACCGGGGGTATTCCATGAGCCAGACGCCTGCCAAAAGCGAGATCGAGACCTCGACCATTCGTGCGATTTCGCTGCGGCTGATTCCGTTTCTGGTGCTGGCTTATTTCTTTTCCTATCTCGATCGCGTCAATCTCGGTTTCGCCGCGCTGACCATGAATGCGGAACTGAAGTTCACGCCGCTGATCTTCGCCTGGGGCGCCGGCATCTTCTTCATCGGCTATTTCATCTTCGAGGTGCCGAGCAACCTCGCGCTGGAAAAATTCGGCGCCAGCCGCTGGATCGCCCGCATCATGGTGACCTGGGGCATCATCTCGGGCTTGATGGCGACCGTGAGCGGCGAATGGAGCTTCTACATCCTGCGCTTTCTGCTCGGCGTCGCCGAAGCCGGCTTCTTTCCCGGCATCATTCTCTATCTGACCTACTGGTATCCGGCGGAATACCGCGCCCGCTTCCTCGCCGCATTCGCCATTGCCGTTCCGGTGTCCACCGTGATCGGCGCGCCGGTCTCCGGTCTCCTCCTCGGGCTCGACGGCGCGATGGGGCTGAAGGGCTGGCAGTGGCTGTTCGTCATCGAGGGCATTCCCTCGGTGCTGCTCGGCATCGTCAGCTGGTTCTATCTGACCGATCGGCCGGACAAGGCCGGCTGGCTGACGGCCGAGCAGAAGGCGTGGCTGGCGGCCAAGCTGAACGCCGAGAACACCGCCAAGCAGGCGGCCACGCATTTGACGCTCGGGCAGGCGCTGACGTCGCCAAAGGTGATGGCGCTCAGCCTGATCTATTTCGGCTTCGTCGGCGCGCTCTACGGCATGCAGTTCTGGCTGCCGCAGATCGTCAAGGCGTTCGGCCTCACCAACGCCCAGACCGGATTCGTCACCGCGATCCCCTATCTGTTCGGCACCATCGCGATGATCCTGTGGGCGCGGCACTCCGATGCCACCCGCGAGCGCGTCGCCCATGTCGGCGGCCCGCTGCTCTTGACCGCGCTGGCGCTTGGCGTCTCCAGCTACATCAGCGATCCAACCACGACGATGATCGTGCTGACGATCGCCGCGATCGGCGTGTTCTGCACCTTTGCGGTGTTCTGGACCTTGCCGACCGCGTGGCTATCCGGCACGGCGGCTGCGGGTGCGATCGCGCTGATCAACTCGATCGGCAACCTCGCCGGTTTCGGCGGGCCGTTTCTGATCGGGTGGATCAAGGAAGCGACCGGCAGCACGTCGATGGGATTGCTGGTGCTGTCGCTGTTGCCGCTCGCCGCGGGCTTGCTGGTTTTCCTCGGTGGCCACGAGACCAAGACGGAATTCGCGGCCGCAAAGCAGTAAGCCGCGATCTCTCCATCCGTCGTCCCGGCCTGGTGCGCAATTGCGCACGGGGGCCGGACCCATACGCCGCGGCCCCGGGAAGGGGCACGCGGGTGGACGGCTTTTGCAACACGACCATCGGTGGCTATGGGCCCCGGCCTGCGCCGGGGCGACGGGGATGGTTACGCGCTAGCCACCCAGGAACTCACGAATTAGTGTGTTAGTTGTCTACTGACGAATATTGACATTCATCAGTGAACATTCGATAGTCATCATCAAGTTGTTGATGATGGAGAGGCCGATGTTCGCCCGTTCGATTTTCTCGAGCTATTACAGGCTTCTAACCGGCGCGGCGCTGGCGCTTGCCGTGTTTGCGCTGACCGGGTGCAATGAAAAGGCCGCCGAAATCGTGGCGCCCGGGCGTCCCGTGCTGGTGGCGACGGTGCATTACGAGGCGGAATCCCCGGAGCGCAGTTTCGTCGGCACCATCAAGCCCCGGATCGAGGCCGACATGGGTTTTCGGGTTCCCGGCAAGGTCGCAAAGCGCCTCGTGGAAGTCGGCCAGACCGTCGATCTCGGCCAGCCGCTCGCCACCCTCGATGAAGTCGATCTGAAGCTGCAGGCCGAGCAGGCCGAGGCCGAATTCCGCGCCGCCACCGGCGTGCTGGCGCAGGCCGCCGCCGCCGAGCAGCGCGCCAAGGATCTGCGCGCCAAGGGCTGGACCACCGACGCCCAGATGGACACGAGCCGCGCCGCCGCCGACGAAGCCCGCGCGCGTCTCAATCGCGCCGAGCGTTCGGTCGAATTGACCAAGAACTCGCTTTCCTATGCGACGCTCGAGGCCGACACCCGCGGCGTCGTCACCGCGACCCTGGTTGAGCCCGGCCAGGTCGTAGCCTCCGGCCAGACCGCGATCCGCGTCGCGCGCCTTGGCGAGAAGGAAGCCGTGGTCGCTATCCCAGAGACGCTGGTCGGGCGCGCCAAGTCCGGCGTCGCGACGGTGACGTTGTGGTCCGAAGCCAACAAGAAATATGCGGCAAAACTGCGCGAGATCGCGCCGACGGCCGATCCCGCCACCCGGACTTATCTGGCGAAGTTCTCGCTGCCTGACGCTGGCGACAGTGTCTCGCTCGGCATGACCGCGACCATGACGCTGTCGGATTCCGCGACCGAGCGCGTCGCAAAACTGCCGCTGTCGGCGCTGTACAGCCAGGGTGGCGATCCCTCGCTCTATATCGTCGATGACACGGGCGAGGTGACGCTGAAGCCGGTCACCGTGAAATCCTATGAGAGCGATTGCGTCATCATATCGGGCGGCGTCGATGAGGGCGCGAAAGTCGTGGCGCTGGGCGTGCAGAAGATCGACCCGGCCCAGAAGGTCCGCGTCGTTTCGTCCTTGTCGTTCTAGTCCCCCGTCATTGCGAGCGCAGCGAAGCAATCCATCGCGCTACAAGGAAGTGTGGATTGCTTCGTCGCTTCGCTCCTCGCAATGACGGCCTGATGCACACGGTTTTGGATCTTGGAGAGTGACATGAAGCGCTTCAATCTTTCGGGCTGGGCGGTCAGCCATCCGACATTGATCCTGTTCCTGATGATCATGCTCGGCGCCGCCGGCTTCTTCTCCTATCAGCGGCTCGGCCGCGCCGAGGATCCGTTCTTCACCGTGAAGGTCGTGAACGTCTCCGCGATCTGGCCCGGCGCCACCGCCCAGGAAATGCAGACCCAGGTCGCCGACCCCATCGAGAAGAAGCTGCAGGAATTGCCGTTCTTCGAGAAGGTGCAGACCTATTCGAAGCCGGCCTTCGCGGCGCTGCAGGTCACTTTCAAGGATTCCACCCCGGCGAAGGACGTGCCTTATCTCTTCTACCTGTTGCGCAAGAAACTGGTCGACGTGCAGGGCCAGTTGCCGGCCGGCGTCCTCGGCCCGGTCGTCAATGACGAATTCTCGGACGTCGACTCGATCCTCTACATGATGACCGGTGACGGCGCCGACTACGC from Bradyrhizobium sp. Ash2021 encodes the following:
- a CDS encoding MFS transporter translates to MSQTPAKSEIETSTIRAISLRLIPFLVLAYFFSYLDRVNLGFAALTMNAELKFTPLIFAWGAGIFFIGYFIFEVPSNLALEKFGASRWIARIMVTWGIISGLMATVSGEWSFYILRFLLGVAEAGFFPGIILYLTYWYPAEYRARFLAAFAIAVPVSTVIGAPVSGLLLGLDGAMGLKGWQWLFVIEGIPSVLLGIVSWFYLTDRPDKAGWLTAEQKAWLAAKLNAENTAKQAATHLTLGQALTSPKVMALSLIYFGFVGALYGMQFWLPQIVKAFGLTNAQTGFVTAIPYLFGTIAMILWARHSDATRERVAHVGGPLLLTALALGVSSYISDPTTTMIVLTIAAIGVFCTFAVFWTLPTAWLSGTAAAGAIALINSIGNLAGFGGPFLIGWIKEATGSTSMGLLVLSLLPLAAGLLVFLGGHETKTEFAAAKQ
- a CDS encoding efflux RND transporter periplasmic adaptor subunit, with protein sequence MFARSIFSSYYRLLTGAALALAVFALTGCNEKAAEIVAPGRPVLVATVHYEAESPERSFVGTIKPRIEADMGFRVPGKVAKRLVEVGQTVDLGQPLATLDEVDLKLQAEQAEAEFRAATGVLAQAAAAEQRAKDLRAKGWTTDAQMDTSRAAADEARARLNRAERSVELTKNSLSYATLEADTRGVVTATLVEPGQVVASGQTAIRVARLGEKEAVVAIPETLVGRAKSGVATVTLWSEANKKYAAKLREIAPTADPATRTYLAKFSLPDAGDSVSLGMTATMTLSDSATERVAKLPLSALYSQGGDPSLYIVDDTGEVTLKPVTVKSYESDCVIISGGVDEGAKVVALGVQKIDPAQKVRVVSSLSF